In Canis lupus dingo isolate Sandy chromosome 1, ASM325472v2, whole genome shotgun sequence, a single genomic region encodes these proteins:
- the CD274 gene encoding programmed cell death 1 ligand 1 isoform X1 has protein sequence MRMFSVFTFMAYCHLLKAFTITVSKDLYVVEYGGNVTMECKFPVEKQLNLFALIVYWEMEDKKIIQFVNGKEDLKVQHSSYSQRAQLLKDQLFLGKAALQITDVRLQDAGVYCCLIGYGGADYKRITLKVHAPYRNISQRISVDPVTSEHELMCQAEGYPEAEVIWTSSDHRVLSGKTTITNSNREEKLFNVTSTLNINATANEIFYCTFQRSGPEENNTAELVIPERLPVPASERTHFMILGPFLLLLGVVLAVTFCLKKHGRMMDVEKCCTRDRNSKKRNDIQFEET, from the exons ATGAGAATGTTTAGTGTCTTTACATTCATGGCCTACTGCCATTTGCTAAAAG CATTTACGATCACAGTTTCTAAGGACCTGTATGTGGTAGAGTATGGTGGCAATGTGACAATGGAATGCAAATTCCCGGTGGAAAAACAGTTAAACTTGTTTGCACTAATCGTCTACTGGGAAATGGaggataaaaaaattatacaatttgtGAATGGAAAGGAAGACCTGAAAGTTCAGCACAGCAGCTACAGCCAGAGGGCTCAGCTATTGAAGGACCAGCTCTTCTTGGGGAAGGCTGCGCTTCAGATCACAGATGTGAGATTGCAGGATGCAGGGGTTTACTGCTGCTTGATCGGCTATGGCGGTGCTGACTACAAGCGGATTACTTTGAAAGTTCATG CCCCGTACCGCAACATCAGCCAAAGAATTTCTGTGGATCCTGTCACCTCTGAACATGAACTAATGTGTCAGGCTGAGGGTTACCCTGAGGCTGAAGTCATCTGGACAAGCAGTGACCACCGAGTCCTGAGTGGCAAAACCACCATCACTAATTCCAATAGGGAAGAGAAGCTTTTCAATGTGACCAGCACGCTGAACATCAATGCAACAGCTAATGAGATTTTCTACTGCACTTTTCAAAGATCAGGTCCTGAGGAAAACAATACTGCCGAGTTGGTCATCCCAG aacGACTGCCCGTTCCAGCAAGTGAGAGGACTCATTTCATGATTCTGGGACCTTTCCTGTTGCTTCTTGGTGTAGTCCTGGCAGTCACTTTCTGTCTAAAAAAACATG gGAGAATGATGGATGTGGAAAAATGTTGCACCCGAGATAGGAACTCAAAGAAACGAAATG ATATACAATTTGAAGAGACATAA
- the CD274 gene encoding programmed cell death 1 ligand 1 isoform X2 — protein sequence MRMFSVFTFMAYCHLLKAFTITVSKDLYVVEYGGNVTMECKFPVEKQLNLFALIVYWEMEDKKIIQFVNGKEDLKVQHSSYSQRAQLLKDQLFLGKAALQITDVRLQDAGVYCCLIGYGGADYKRITLKVHAPYRNISQRISVDPVTSEHELMCQAEGYPEAEVIWTSSDHRVLSGKTTITNSNREEKLFNVTSTLNINATANEIFYCTFQRSGPEENNTAELVIPERLPVPASERTHFMILGPFLLLLGVVLAVTFCLKKHDIQFEET from the exons ATGAGAATGTTTAGTGTCTTTACATTCATGGCCTACTGCCATTTGCTAAAAG CATTTACGATCACAGTTTCTAAGGACCTGTATGTGGTAGAGTATGGTGGCAATGTGACAATGGAATGCAAATTCCCGGTGGAAAAACAGTTAAACTTGTTTGCACTAATCGTCTACTGGGAAATGGaggataaaaaaattatacaatttgtGAATGGAAAGGAAGACCTGAAAGTTCAGCACAGCAGCTACAGCCAGAGGGCTCAGCTATTGAAGGACCAGCTCTTCTTGGGGAAGGCTGCGCTTCAGATCACAGATGTGAGATTGCAGGATGCAGGGGTTTACTGCTGCTTGATCGGCTATGGCGGTGCTGACTACAAGCGGATTACTTTGAAAGTTCATG CCCCGTACCGCAACATCAGCCAAAGAATTTCTGTGGATCCTGTCACCTCTGAACATGAACTAATGTGTCAGGCTGAGGGTTACCCTGAGGCTGAAGTCATCTGGACAAGCAGTGACCACCGAGTCCTGAGTGGCAAAACCACCATCACTAATTCCAATAGGGAAGAGAAGCTTTTCAATGTGACCAGCACGCTGAACATCAATGCAACAGCTAATGAGATTTTCTACTGCACTTTTCAAAGATCAGGTCCTGAGGAAAACAATACTGCCGAGTTGGTCATCCCAG aacGACTGCCCGTTCCAGCAAGTGAGAGGACTCATTTCATGATTCTGGGACCTTTCCTGTTGCTTCTTGGTGTAGTCCTGGCAGTCACTTTCTGTCTAAAAAAACATG ATATACAATTTGAAGAGACATAA